From Solanum lycopersicum chromosome 8, SLM_r2.1, the proteins below share one genomic window:
- the LOC101251405 gene encoding carotenoid 9,10(9',10')-cleavage dioxygenase 1-like — protein MAFCSYTCKVNCFFQRPSVPSKVEDLKDSISSALKPFSRDLVHFSIVADIPKAVKETSIKLLDAFVDSVFEFVDQPLLPSQSNFAPVDEIGEAVVVTTVEGKIPDDFPEGVYIRNGSNPLFGGLKSTKSIFGKSSHVWIEGEGMLHALYFTREKGRGTWNIFYNNKHVQTDTFKMEIHRKKPGFLPAIEGDSPAILMAYILNVLRFGVENKYLSNTNIFEHSKKYYSIAENHLPQEIDIYSLETLGNWNVNGAWNRPFTSHPKKAPGASELVIMGIYPRKPYFEIGVISADGKKMVHKVDLKFNRCSLCHDMGVTERYNVIMDFPLTIDINRLIRGDSLIKYDKDGYARIGVMPRYGDANSVRWFDVQPSCVFHLINCFEDNDEVVVRGCRARESVLPRPGSKDEKYKRFFEESEETSSTKINNESLEESFFYRVCEWRLIMRTGEVKEKNVITNFFMEFPMINEKFIGLKNKFCYLQVVDIEASSISDGLVKYGGLAKFQFEDDMELIKVEYHMLAEGNFCSGTTFVPKPQGVDEDDGWLVTFLHNENTNVSHVYIVDAKKFATHPITTITLPSRVPYGFHGAFMPL, from the exons ATGGCCTTTTGTAGTTACACATGTAAAGTAAATTGCTTTTTTCAAAGGCCTTCAGTTCCATCCAAAGTTGAGGACTTGAAAGACTCAATTTCCTCTGCTTTGAAG CCATTTTCGAGGGATTTGGTGCATTTTTCAATTGTAGCTGATATTCCAAAAGCTGTGAAAGAAACTTCTATCAAATTATTAGATGCCTTTGTGGACTCTGTATTTGAATTTGTTGATCAGCCATTACTTCCATCTCAG AGTAATTTTGCACCAGTGGATGAAATTGGAGAAGCTGTTGTAGTAACTACAGTGGAAGGGAAAATTCCAGATGATTTTCCTGAGGGTGTTTACATAAGAAATG GTTCAAATCCGCTGTTTGGAGGTCTCAAATCGACCAAGTCCATATTTGGGAAATCAAGCCATGTGTGGATTGAAGGCGAAGGAATGCTTCATGCTTTGTACTTCACTAGAGAAAAAGGACGAGGAACTTGGAATATCTTCTACAATAACAAACACGTCCAAACGGACACTTTCAAAATGGAAATACATAGAAAGAAACCTGGTTTTCTTCCCGCTATTGAAGGGGATTCTCCAGCCATTTTAATGGCTTACATTTTGAATGTG TTGAGATTTGGTGTGGAAAACAAATATCTAagcaatacaaatatttttgaacACTCAAAGAAATACTACTCTATTGCTGAAAATCATTTGCCTCAAGAAATAGACATATATTCCCTTGAAACATTAGGTAATTGGAATGTCAATGGAGCTTGGAATCGACCGTTTACAAGTCATCCAAAG AAAGCCCCTGGAGCAAGCGAACTTGTTATAATGGGAATATATCCAAGGAAACCGTACTTTGAGATAGGAGTCATTTCAG CTGATGGCAAGAAAATGGTTCACAAGGTGGATCTGAAGTTCAATAGGTGCAGCCTATGCCACGACATGGGAGTTACAGAAAG GTACAATGTGATCATGGATTTTCCTCTAACTATTGACATAAATCGACTCATTAGGGGAGACTC ATTGATAAAGTATGATAAGGATGGATATGCGCGAATTGGAGTAATGCCACGATATGGTGATGCTAATTCCGTTAGATGGTTTGATGTTCAACCTAGTTGTGTATTTCACCTAATAAATTGTTTTGAAGACAACGATGAG gTGGTTGTACGGGGATGCAGAGCTCGTGAATCAGTATTACCAAGACCTGGTTCCAAAGATGAAAAATACAAGAGATTTTTCGAAGAGTCTGAAGAAACAAGttccacaaaaataaataatgaatcttTAGAAGAATCGTTCTTTTATCGTGTTTGTGAATGGAGACTAATAATGAGAACAGGGGAAGTGAAGGAGAAAAATGTCATAACCAACTTCTTTATGGAATTCCCTATGATCAATGAAAAGTTCATTGGtctaaaaaacaaattttgttaTCTACAAGTGGTAGATATAGAAGCTAGCTCCATTTCAG ATGGATTAGTTAAATATGGAGGGCTTGCCAAATTTCAGTTTGAAGATGATATGGAATTGATTAAAGTTGAGTATCATATGTTGGCAGAGGGCAATTTTTGTAGTGGAACAACCTTTGTTCCAAAACCTCAAGGTGTTGATGAGGATGATGGTTGGCTTGTGACATTCTTACACAATGAAAATACGAATGTATCTCAT GTTTATATAGTTGATGCAAAAAAATTTGCAACACACCCTATTACCACAATCACATTACCAAGTAGAGTGCCTTATGGATTTCATGGAGCTTTCATGCCTTTATAA
- the LOC101256312 gene encoding exosome complex exonuclease RRP46 homolog produces the protein MEIDRKDGRTANQLRPLSCARNVLNRAHGSASWSQGETKVLAAVYGPKAGTNKNENPEKACFEVIWKPKTGQIGKAEKEYEMILKKTVQSICVLNVHPNTTTSIIIQVVNDDGALLPCAINALCAALVDAGIPLKHLAVAICCCLTESGHILLDPSKLEEQRMKAFVYLVFPNSTLSVLPEEALKVRGEPMEHGLITSSTHGVMSVDDYIRCLERGRAATSKLSDFFRRNLQ, from the exons ATGGAGATTGATAGAAAAGATGGGAGAACAGCTAATCAATTGAGACCATTGAGTTGCGCTCGTAATGTTCTTAATCGCGCTCATGGCTCTGCAAGTTGGTCTCAAG GGGAGACGAAAGTTCTTGCTGCTGTTTATGGACCAAAGGCTGGAACAAACAAGAACGAGAATCCAGAGAAGGCAtgttttgaagtcatttggaagCCAAAAACTGGGCAGATTG GTAAAGCGGAGAAGGAGTAtgagatgattttgaagaagacCGTGCAAAGCATTTGTGTTTTGAATGTTCATCCAAATACCACCACGTCAATTATCATTCAG GTTGTCAACGATGATGGAGCT CTTCTTCCATGTGCCATAAATGCATTATGTGCTGCCCTTGTGGATGCTGGCATTCCTTTGAAGCACCTTGCTG TTGCAATATGTTGTTGTCTAACAGAGAGTGGACATATTCtactggaccctagcaagctaGAAGAACAG AGAATGAAGGCATTTGTATATCTAGTTTTCCCAAACTCGACATTATCTGTGCTTCCTGAAGAAGCATTGAAAGTGAGAGGTGAACCCATGGAACACGGGCTTATAACATCTTCTACGCATGGTGTAATGTCGG TTGACGACTACATACGCTGTTTGGAGAGGGGACGTGCTGCCACTTCCAAGTTGTCTGATTTTTTCAGGAGAAACTTGCAATAA